A single region of the Chitinophaga niabensis genome encodes:
- a CDS encoding alpha/beta hydrolase, which produces MKNGFATALLMISTMTALAQERIDLYPGQPELKIAGGRKIDDVPHIDHYPAAPDKKTGEAILICPGGGYAHLAVDHEGKDIAAFFTAQGFEAIVLHYRLNDAENKGSRFPSQYNDVTNAMRLVKSKAAAWKLDPEKIGVIGFSAGGHLASTLTTMIIPANPAAKNELEKWSSRPAFAILIYPVISMSESFRHKGSTVNLLGPDASQAMMDSLSTDKRVTAQTPPVFLVHSTDDKVVPVENSWAFYSALKKNNVSASLHIYDHGGHGYGMGPKDPVLNSWPGLAVQWLRGVVFKPKS; this is translated from the coding sequence ATGAAAAACGGTTTTGCCACCGCACTGCTCATGATCTCAACAATGACCGCATTAGCACAGGAAAGGATAGACCTTTATCCTGGCCAGCCTGAACTCAAAATAGCAGGAGGCCGTAAAATAGACGATGTTCCACATATCGATCATTACCCGGCTGCACCGGATAAAAAAACCGGTGAAGCGATATTGATCTGCCCCGGTGGCGGATACGCGCACCTGGCTGTAGACCATGAGGGAAAAGATATTGCAGCATTTTTCACCGCACAGGGTTTTGAAGCCATTGTACTGCATTACCGTTTAAACGATGCAGAAAATAAAGGCTCCCGTTTCCCTTCGCAGTATAACGACGTTACCAACGCCATGCGCCTGGTGAAATCCAAAGCGGCAGCCTGGAAGCTGGACCCGGAGAAGATTGGCGTAATAGGTTTTTCAGCCGGAGGACATCTTGCTTCCACCCTCACTACCATGATCATTCCTGCCAACCCTGCCGCAAAGAATGAGCTGGAAAAATGGAGCTCCCGCCCGGCCTTTGCCATACTGATTTATCCCGTGATCAGCATGAGCGAAAGTTTCCGGCATAAGGGCAGCACCGTGAATTTATTAGGCCCCGATGCTTCGCAGGCCATGATGGATTCTTTATCTACCGATAAAAGGGTAACGGCGCAAACGCCTCCTGTTTTCCTGGTGCATTCAACAGATGACAAAGTGGTACCGGTAGAGAACAGCTGGGCATTCTATTCCGCGTTGAAGAAAAATAATGTTTCCGCTTCTTTGCATATATATGATCACGGTGGCCATGGATATGGCATGGGACCGAAAGATCCTGTACTGAACAGCTGGCCCGGCCTGGCTGTGCAATGGCTGAGAGGCGTAGTATTTAAACCGAAAAGTTAA
- a CDS encoding YitT family protein, with product MVTTRRARAVRLNLIQNSQDAALIAIGVLLASIGLRGFLLPNGFLDGGVTGISLLVNRLTGWSFSVLLIVINAPFILLAYKQLSKRFTIKTIAAIIGLATCLVLIKVPTFTQDKLLIAIFGGFFLGAGIGMSIRGGAVLDGTEVLALYINRKTVLSVGEVIMYFNVLLFGVAAVLINVETAMYAMLTYFSASKTVDFVIQGFEEYIALTIISEKSELIRKTLTLKLKKGVTVFKGKSGFGKRGQKNEEIDIVYTVVTRLEVHNIIDEIERIDEKAFIVQHNINDTRGGMIKRRATHH from the coding sequence ATGGTCACTACCCGCAGAGCAAGGGCGGTACGGTTAAACCTCATTCAGAATTCGCAGGATGCTGCATTGATAGCAATTGGTGTGCTGCTTGCCAGTATCGGACTGAGAGGTTTCCTGCTGCCAAATGGATTCCTCGATGGAGGTGTAACGGGAATTTCGCTGTTGGTGAACAGGCTCACCGGCTGGTCCTTTTCCGTATTGCTCATCGTGATCAATGCCCCTTTTATTTTGCTGGCGTATAAACAGCTTTCCAAAAGGTTCACCATTAAAACCATTGCGGCTATTATTGGCCTGGCCACCTGCCTGGTACTCATCAAAGTACCTACGTTCACACAGGATAAATTGCTGATCGCCATCTTTGGCGGATTCTTCCTGGGCGCGGGTATTGGTATGTCTATCCGGGGAGGTGCCGTACTGGATGGAACGGAAGTGCTGGCCCTTTACATTAACCGCAAAACCGTATTGTCCGTAGGGGAAGTGATCATGTATTTTAACGTGCTGCTCTTTGGTGTGGCCGCAGTATTGATCAATGTGGAAACCGCCATGTATGCCATGCTCACCTATTTCTCTGCTTCCAAGACCGTGGATTTTGTGATCCAGGGTTTTGAAGAATACATAGCGCTCACTATTATTTCAGAAAAAAGTGAGCTGATCCGGAAAACCCTTACGCTGAAATTAAAAAAAGGCGTTACCGTGTTCAAAGGCAAGAGTGGCTTCGGGAAACGGGGTCAGAAAAATGAAGAGATCGACATCGTGTATACTGTTGTTACCCGCCTGGAGGTACATAATATCATAGATGAGATTGAAAGAATCGACGAAAAAGCGTTTATTGTGCAACACAATATTAACGACACGCGTGGCGGGATGATAAAAAGACGCGCTACGCATCATTAA
- a CDS encoding formimidoylglutamase, with amino-acid sequence MIDFSHLQDFLTPVSKTQLHDDEEYDDLQIGRTIDLYEEENIPDLDTADIILLGAGEERGNGTISGGNATPDAIRREFYRLYHWHKDVRLADAGNLIAGRSLTDSYAALKSVLTELIDAGKTVIILGGSHDLTYAQYQAYAGKKYIIEVTVADALIDLQENSPVRSQRFLLDMFMEQPNYIRHYNHIGFQSYFVQPRMLETLDKLRFDCFRLGNVRENMEDIEPVLRNTDLFSVDVNMIKHTDAPANSLSPNGFSGEEACALSRYAGMSSQLSTYGIFGYNSAKDKDNLTAKQISQMLWYFMDGRSVKNKEALLTERESFLEFHIAFADIDTVFLKSKKTGRWWMQLPDKTFAPCAYSDYLRASNNEIPERWMRSQERL; translated from the coding sequence ATGATAGACTTTTCGCACCTGCAGGATTTTCTGACGCCTGTTTCCAAAACACAATTACATGATGATGAAGAATACGACGATCTGCAGATTGGCCGTACGATAGACCTGTATGAAGAAGAAAATATCCCCGACCTGGATACGGCAGACATTATCTTATTAGGTGCAGGAGAAGAAAGGGGGAACGGTACCATCAGTGGCGGCAACGCAACACCAGATGCCATCCGCCGTGAATTTTACAGACTTTATCACTGGCATAAAGATGTACGCCTCGCAGATGCAGGCAACCTCATTGCCGGCCGCAGCCTCACAGATTCTTATGCAGCACTCAAAAGTGTGCTTACAGAACTGATCGATGCCGGAAAAACGGTGATCATCCTCGGCGGCTCCCATGATCTTACTTATGCACAATACCAGGCTTACGCCGGTAAAAAATACATTATTGAGGTAACGGTGGCAGATGCCCTGATAGACCTCCAGGAAAACTCTCCTGTACGCTCCCAGCGCTTCCTGCTGGATATGTTCATGGAACAACCTAACTACATCCGCCACTACAATCACATTGGTTTCCAGAGTTATTTTGTACAGCCCCGCATGCTGGAAACACTGGATAAATTACGCTTCGATTGTTTCCGCCTCGGCAATGTGCGCGAGAATATGGAAGATATAGAACCTGTACTCCGCAACACCGATCTTTTTAGTGTGGATGTTAATATGATCAAACATACAGACGCTCCGGCAAATTCTCTTTCTCCGAACGGATTCAGCGGAGAAGAGGCCTGCGCACTTTCCCGGTATGCAGGCATGAGCTCACAGCTCAGCACCTATGGTATTTTCGGATATAATTCGGCAAAGGATAAAGATAACCTTACGGCCAAACAGATCTCTCAAATGCTGTGGTACTTTATGGACGGCAGATCTGTAAAGAACAAAGAAGCCCTTTTAACAGAACGCGAATCTTTCCTCGAATTTCACATTGCCTTTGCAGACATCGATACCGTTTTCCTGAAGAGTAAAAAAACAGGCAGATGGTGGATGCAATTGCCGGATAAAACATTTGCGCCCTGCGCCTACAGTGATTACCTGCGGGCCAGCAACAATGAAATTCCGGAACGTTGGATGCGGAGCCAGGAAAGACTTTAA
- a CDS encoding glycosyltransferase has product MSTHTLVQKKVLVVPLDWGLGHATRDIPLIHELLNAGCEVLIAAEGKHAALLSREFPQITILPLPGYHIQYSQKGLFFGLKIVQQIPKIWKAVRYEQAWLRKTVADLGIDAVISDNRFGLYHPDIPCVFISHQLLIKTPFGGITERLLQKINYKYIRRYSACWIPDFAGEPNLSGILAHPGTLPEHTTYLGCLSRFVPMENVEKKYDLLALISGPEPQRTNLEELLLAQVKQIPGMKALIVSGRPDQAEKREIAPGVFQVSHLGAKDLNEAMLASDMVLSRSGYTTLMDLAKLNKKAILIPTPGQSEQEYLGKYLMQKGYFYSLPQHQFNLQKALEAVKTFPFTTFQHGQDMEAYKNVVQTFAKTL; this is encoded by the coding sequence TTGTCCACACACACCCTTGTGCAGAAAAAAGTTCTCGTTGTACCATTGGATTGGGGTCTAGGCCACGCCACGCGCGACATCCCGCTGATCCATGAACTATTAAACGCTGGTTGTGAAGTACTTATTGCGGCGGAAGGTAAACACGCCGCCCTGCTTTCCCGGGAGTTCCCGCAGATCACCATTTTACCCCTTCCCGGCTATCATATCCAATACTCCCAGAAAGGCCTCTTTTTTGGCTTAAAGATAGTACAACAGATCCCCAAGATCTGGAAGGCCGTTCGCTATGAGCAGGCCTGGTTACGCAAGACCGTGGCGGACCTTGGCATAGATGCCGTGATCTCAGACAACCGTTTCGGTCTCTACCATCCAGATATTCCCTGTGTGTTCATTTCTCACCAGCTGCTCATAAAAACCCCCTTTGGCGGTATTACCGAGCGCCTGCTGCAAAAGATCAATTATAAATACATCCGCCGTTACTCCGCCTGCTGGATCCCCGATTTTGCCGGGGAACCCAATCTGAGCGGCATCCTGGCGCATCCCGGCACGCTTCCGGAACACACCACTTACCTGGGTTGTCTTTCCCGCTTTGTGCCCATGGAAAATGTGGAAAAGAAATACGACCTGCTGGCATTAATTTCCGGGCCCGAGCCACAACGCACGAACCTCGAAGAGCTGCTACTGGCACAGGTTAAACAAATTCCGGGAATGAAGGCCCTGATCGTCAGCGGCCGGCCGGACCAGGCGGAAAAGAGAGAGATCGCCCCCGGGGTTTTCCAGGTAAGCCACCTGGGTGCTAAAGACCTGAACGAAGCCATGCTGGCATCGGATATGGTATTAAGCCGCTCCGGTTACACCACCCTCATGGACCTCGCCAAACTCAATAAGAAAGCCATCCTTATCCCCACCCCCGGCCAATCGGAACAGGAATACCTGGGGAAATACCTGATGCAGAAAGGGTACTTCTACAGCCTGCCGCAACACCAGTTCAACCTGCAAAAAGCACTGGAAGCCGTAAAAACATTCCCCTTCACCACTTTTCAACATGGGCAGGACATGGAAGCCTATAAAAATGTGGTGCAAACCTTCGCAAAAACACTTTAA
- a CDS encoding arsenate reductase family protein, with amino-acid sequence MKRIYYLSSCSTCKRILDETDAVGKGYALQDIKKDKITPEQLDDMRKLAGSYEALFSRRSQKYKPMGLAEKELTEDDYRSLILEEYTFLKRPVTIIGKKIFVGSEKKTVESLKETI; translated from the coding sequence ATGAAAAGGATTTATTATTTGTCGAGCTGCAGTACATGCAAAAGGATCCTGGATGAAACGGATGCTGTAGGAAAGGGCTATGCATTACAGGATATTAAGAAGGATAAGATCACACCGGAGCAGTTGGACGATATGCGTAAACTGGCAGGAAGCTATGAAGCATTGTTCAGCCGCCGCTCTCAGAAATATAAACCGATGGGCCTGGCAGAAAAAGAATTAACAGAGGATGATTACCGTTCCCTTATACTGGAAGAATACACATTCCTGAAACGGCCCGTAACCATTATCGGGAAGAAAATATTTGTGGGAAGCGAAAAAAAGACGGTGGAATCACTGAAGGAAACCATCTGA
- the polA gene encoding DNA polymerase I: MSKKLFLLDAMALIYRAYYALIRSPRLTSKGRNTNAQFGFTSTLLDLLNKEKPTHIAVAFDTHAPTERHTDFADYKANREEAPEDIISSIPDIKRIIEGFNIPVLELDGYEADDIIGTVAWQAAAQGYEVYMVTPDKDYGQLVKDNIFIWKPPALGNKEEILGPKEVCERWQIKDVSQVIDILGLMGDAVDNIPGIPGVGEKTAMKLLAEWGSLENILANADKIPGKMGEKIKAGTESAILSKKLATIITNVPVDFHEENFCCTEVNKEALTEIFAELEFKTLGKRILGDGFNAIGGEAKPVQQDLFGNATASPAESLAASAEAIESVAVGLVADKNIDNTPHTYHLADTPEKHAELIAVLMKEPEISFDTETTGTDANAVEIVGMSFAVKPGEAWYVPLPPDQFVVKEVLEKFRQVFEREDALFIGQNTKYDMIVLKWYGIEVKGKLFDTMLAHYLIEPEGRRSMDLLSAQYLQYAPVSIETLIGKKGKGQGTMRDVEIEKIKEYAAEDADITLQLKSKFKPLVTEKEVEKVFYEVENPLVKVLTDMEYEGIAIDMKALADYSKELETDIRKSEESVYQQAGVRFNLASPKQLGEVLFDKLQLDPKAKKTRTGQYATGEDVLTKLASKHPIVDSILAFRELSKLKSTYVDALPLMLNPRTNRVHTSFNQAVAVTGRLSSNNPNLQNIPIRTERGREVRKAFVPKSEEYTLLSADYSQIELRIIAAISEDANMMEAFRSGLDIHTATAAKVYGVDIADVSSDMRRNAKSVNFGIIYGVSAFGLSENLGIARGEAKMLIDNYFAQYPNIKKYMEDQVKFAQKTGYVQTLLGRKRWLKDINSSNAVVRGFAERNAINMPIQGTAADMIKLAMISLHKTFRDHNFKSKMILQVHDELVFDAHLDEVEIIKPLIIEGMRNAMPLAVPVEAEIGTGKNWLEAH; the protein is encoded by the coding sequence ATGAGCAAGAAACTCTTTTTACTAGACGCCATGGCGCTTATCTATCGCGCCTATTATGCATTGATCAGAAGCCCAAGGCTCACCAGTAAAGGACGTAATACCAACGCCCAGTTTGGATTTACCTCTACCCTGCTGGACCTCCTTAACAAAGAAAAACCCACACACATTGCCGTGGCTTTCGATACGCATGCCCCTACTGAACGCCATACGGATTTTGCTGATTACAAAGCCAACCGGGAAGAAGCCCCGGAAGATATCATTTCTTCCATCCCCGATATCAAACGGATCATCGAAGGGTTCAATATCCCGGTACTGGAACTGGATGGATATGAAGCGGATGATATTATCGGTACCGTGGCCTGGCAGGCTGCCGCACAAGGTTATGAAGTTTACATGGTAACGCCGGATAAAGATTACGGCCAACTGGTAAAGGATAATATTTTCATCTGGAAACCGCCTGCCCTGGGCAATAAGGAAGAGATCCTCGGCCCCAAAGAAGTATGCGAACGCTGGCAGATCAAAGATGTAAGCCAGGTAATAGATATCCTGGGCCTGATGGGCGATGCGGTGGATAATATTCCCGGCATCCCCGGCGTGGGAGAAAAAACAGCCATGAAATTATTAGCGGAATGGGGCTCGCTGGAAAACATCCTCGCCAATGCAGATAAGATCCCCGGTAAAATGGGAGAAAAGATCAAGGCAGGAACGGAAAGCGCCATCCTCTCCAAAAAGCTCGCTACCATCATCACTAACGTACCGGTGGACTTTCATGAAGAAAATTTCTGCTGTACGGAAGTAAATAAAGAAGCGCTTACCGAGATCTTCGCGGAACTGGAATTTAAAACATTAGGCAAACGCATCCTTGGAGACGGCTTTAACGCTATCGGCGGAGAGGCAAAACCTGTGCAGCAGGACCTTTTCGGTAATGCGACCGCTTCCCCTGCAGAAAGCCTCGCGGCTTCTGCTGAAGCCATCGAATCTGTTGCTGTTGGGCTGGTGGCGGATAAGAACATCGACAATACACCGCATACTTATCATCTTGCAGATACCCCGGAAAAACATGCAGAGCTCATCGCCGTGCTGATGAAAGAACCGGAGATCAGCTTTGATACAGAAACCACCGGAACAGATGCTAACGCAGTAGAGATAGTGGGAATGAGCTTTGCCGTGAAACCCGGCGAAGCATGGTATGTGCCATTACCACCAGACCAATTTGTAGTAAAAGAGGTCCTGGAAAAATTCCGCCAGGTGTTTGAAAGAGAAGACGCGCTTTTCATTGGCCAGAACACCAAGTATGATATGATCGTGCTGAAATGGTACGGCATTGAAGTGAAAGGGAAGCTGTTCGACACCATGCTGGCGCATTACCTGATAGAGCCGGAGGGCCGACGCAGTATGGACCTGCTGAGTGCACAATACCTGCAATATGCGCCCGTATCCATTGAAACGCTTATCGGCAAAAAAGGAAAAGGCCAGGGCACAATGCGGGATGTGGAAATAGAAAAGATCAAAGAATATGCTGCGGAAGATGCAGACATCACCCTGCAACTGAAAAGTAAATTCAAACCGCTGGTCACAGAAAAGGAGGTGGAAAAGGTTTTTTACGAAGTAGAGAATCCTTTGGTGAAAGTGCTGACAGATATGGAATATGAAGGTATTGCCATTGACATGAAAGCGCTGGCAGATTATTCCAAAGAACTGGAAACGGATATCCGCAAATCAGAGGAAAGTGTTTACCAGCAGGCAGGTGTAAGGTTTAACCTGGCCTCTCCCAAACAATTGGGAGAAGTGCTGTTCGACAAATTGCAGCTGGACCCTAAAGCCAAGAAAACCCGTACGGGGCAATATGCTACAGGTGAAGATGTACTGACCAAACTGGCCAGCAAACATCCTATCGTAGATAGTATCCTCGCCTTCCGGGAACTGAGCAAACTGAAATCCACTTATGTGGATGCACTGCCATTAATGCTGAACCCACGCACAAACAGGGTACATACTTCTTTCAACCAGGCGGTGGCAGTAACGGGCAGGCTCAGCTCCAATAATCCAAACCTTCAGAATATCCCCATCCGTACAGAAAGGGGCCGCGAAGTAAGGAAAGCTTTTGTACCCAAAAGTGAGGAGTACACACTACTTTCCGCGGACTATTCCCAGATAGAATTACGCATCATCGCCGCCATCAGTGAGGATGCGAATATGATGGAAGCCTTCCGTAGCGGACTGGACATTCACACTGCCACCGCGGCAAAAGTGTACGGGGTAGACATTGCAGACGTTTCTTCCGATATGCGCCGCAATGCCAAGAGCGTGAACTTCGGTATCATTTACGGGGTGAGCGCATTTGGCCTTAGTGAAAACCTGGGCATTGCACGCGGCGAAGCCAAAATGCTTATCGACAACTATTTTGCGCAATATCCCAATATCAAAAAATACATGGAAGACCAGGTGAAGTTTGCCCAAAAGACCGGCTATGTGCAAACATTGCTGGGCCGCAAACGCTGGTTAAAAGATATCAATTCCTCCAATGCCGTCGTTCGCGGTTTCGCAGAGCGAAATGCCATTAACATGCCCATCCAGGGAACGGCAGCAGATATGATCAAACTGGCCATGATCTCGCTGCATAAAACCTTCCGGGACCACAACTTCAAATCCAAAATGATCCTGCAGGTGCATGACGAGTTGGTGTTTGATGCCCACTTGGATGAAGTGGAGATCATTAAACCCCTGATCATTGAAGGCATGCGCAATGCTATGCCTTTGGCAGTTCCGGTAGAAGCAGAGATCGGGACCGGCAAAAACTGGCTGGAAGCGCATTAA
- a CDS encoding GNAT family N-acetyltransferase — MIQTLRLQLLPCTLKHFEALLHGNEALAQTLGIDVPEQWTEYPEMVLVAYDKLRNDPSLLGWFFYLAIHKTDKRLVGTGGFKGRPSPDGVVEIGYEVALEYREQGYATEMAATLIRFAFSHSYVTKVVAHTLEEYNAAVIVLQKNGFHFAGAVNGTDAGELWRWEITREQFEAADTAHQSS, encoded by the coding sequence ATGATCCAAACCTTGAGGTTACAGTTGTTACCCTGCACGTTGAAACACTTTGAAGCGCTTTTGCATGGGAATGAAGCATTAGCCCAAACGTTGGGGATAGACGTACCAGAACAGTGGACAGAATATCCTGAAATGGTGTTGGTTGCTTATGATAAATTACGCAATGACCCATCCCTGCTGGGGTGGTTTTTCTATTTAGCTATTCATAAAACCGACAAACGCCTGGTGGGTACCGGTGGCTTTAAAGGCCGGCCTTCTCCGGACGGGGTGGTAGAAATTGGTTATGAAGTGGCTTTAGAATACAGGGAACAGGGATATGCTACTGAAATGGCTGCTACCCTGATCCGTTTTGCATTTAGTCATTCCTATGTTACAAAGGTCGTCGCCCATACGCTCGAAGAATACAACGCAGCAGTGATCGTTCTGCAGAAGAACGGATTTCATTTCGCCGGCGCCGTTAATGGTACGGATGCAGGAGAACTATGGCGTTGGGAAATAACACGTGAACAATTTGAAGCTGCAGATACCGCTCATCAATCATCCTGA
- a CDS encoding C1 family peptidase, with translation MKKLIMGAALLCSITAAAQTIPLTNKEGSKYQFTVLKSQDAFGVQNQGQTGTCWSFSGLSFFESELLRTGKGKNLNLSEMFVVRKMYPLKAANYVRMHGKANFGEGGGFPDDLLCLKNFGLVPQDVYDGNRQKTYNHAEMVSLLESMLKPLGNANTVNPAWQKALDGVLDAYLGATPEKFQYNGKSYTPQSFAKELGLNADDYVIISSFNHHPFYQQFVLEVPDNWNWEKVYNVPLNEFTAIAEQAVLNGYTLAWAADVSEKGFSYNNGLAIVPEKDWTDYSEQERLNLFTTPAKEKVITQENRQLAFDNYETQDDHGMHITGLAKDQDGNKFFIVKNSWGTGNACGGYFYASVPYFAYKTTCFMVNKKAIPADLAKKMGI, from the coding sequence ATGAAGAAACTGATCATGGGCGCAGCGCTGTTATGCAGCATAACTGCGGCTGCACAAACCATTCCGCTCACCAATAAGGAGGGCAGCAAATATCAATTCACCGTACTGAAAAGCCAGGATGCCTTTGGCGTGCAGAACCAGGGCCAAACCGGTACCTGCTGGTCTTTTTCAGGCCTTTCCTTTTTTGAGTCCGAGCTTTTGCGCACAGGCAAAGGCAAAAACCTGAACCTCAGCGAAATGTTCGTGGTACGTAAAATGTACCCCTTAAAAGCTGCCAATTATGTAAGGATGCATGGCAAAGCTAATTTCGGCGAAGGTGGCGGATTCCCGGACGATCTGCTCTGCCTCAAAAACTTCGGGCTTGTTCCACAGGATGTATATGATGGCAACCGCCAGAAAACCTATAACCATGCTGAAATGGTGAGCCTGCTGGAAAGTATGCTGAAACCCCTGGGCAATGCCAACACGGTAAACCCTGCATGGCAAAAAGCCCTGGATGGTGTGCTGGATGCTTATCTTGGCGCCACTCCGGAGAAATTCCAATACAACGGCAAATCATATACACCACAGTCTTTTGCCAAAGAACTGGGCCTGAATGCTGATGATTATGTGATCATTTCTTCTTTCAATCACCATCCTTTCTACCAGCAATTTGTACTGGAAGTACCGGATAACTGGAATTGGGAGAAAGTATATAATGTGCCTTTGAATGAATTCACCGCTATTGCGGAACAAGCCGTGCTGAATGGCTATACCCTGGCATGGGCGGCTGATGTAAGTGAAAAAGGATTTTCTTATAATAATGGCCTGGCCATTGTTCCTGAAAAGGACTGGACAGATTATTCTGAGCAGGAACGCCTGAACCTTTTCACAACACCTGCCAAAGAAAAAGTGATCACCCAGGAAAACCGTCAGCTGGCTTTCGATAATTACGAAACGCAGGACGATCATGGTATGCACATTACCGGTCTCGCTAAAGACCAGGATGGTAATAAGTTCTTTATTGTGAAGAATTCCTGGGGAACCGGGAATGCCTGTGGCGGATATTTCTACGCCTCTGTGCCTTATTTCGCTTACAAAACCACCTGTTTTATGGTGAATAAAAAAGCGATCCCTGCAGACCTTGCTAAGAAAATGGGTATATAA
- a CDS encoding L-threonylcarbamoyladenylate synthase has translation MLLELHPQNPNPRNLHKVIECLKDGGVVIYPTDTVYGMGCDISKSEAVERICRIKGIDPKKAHFSFICSDLSHLTDYTKSVDTPLFRLLKKTLPGPYTFILPASRQVPKLLKTKRDTVGIRVPDNLICRTIVKELGNPIMSTSLPIDAYVEEYTDPEIIHEKFGKLVDIVIDGGPGGMISSTVIDCTGPEIELIREGAGSWEEFA, from the coding sequence ATGCTTTTAGAACTACATCCACAAAATCCGAATCCGCGAAACCTGCATAAAGTCATAGAATGCCTGAAAGACGGAGGAGTGGTTATTTATCCAACCGATACCGTGTATGGGATGGGTTGCGATATTTCCAAAAGCGAAGCGGTGGAACGCATTTGCCGCATAAAAGGAATTGATCCTAAAAAAGCGCATTTTTCTTTTATCTGCTCCGACCTCAGCCACCTGACGGATTATACCAAAAGTGTGGATACGCCGCTATTCCGTTTACTGAAGAAAACGTTGCCAGGGCCGTATACTTTCATTCTGCCGGCCAGCAGGCAGGTGCCCAAACTCTTGAAAACCAAGAGAGATACAGTGGGCATCCGGGTACCGGATAACCTGATCTGCCGCACTATTGTAAAGGAATTGGGCAACCCCATCATGAGTACTTCCCTGCCCATTGATGCATATGTGGAAGAATATACAGACCCGGAGATCATCCATGAAAAATTCGGGAAACTGGTGGATATTGTAATTGACGGGGGACCCGGAGGAATGATCTCCTCTACTGTAATAGACTGTACCGGGCCGGAGATAGAATTGATCCGGGAAGGTGCCGGCAGTTGGGAAGAATTTGCATAA
- the mtgA gene encoding monofunctional biosynthetic peptidoglycan transglycosylase codes for MKLKGIVPRTWRVLRKIFIILFIAQLLYIILLRWVNPPVTTTMIASWFSLWGTDKSFKRDYVSMDEISPYAKLAVLASEDQLFPDHNGFDFKSIEKAMKHNQKSKKIRGASTISQQVAKNVFLWQGGGWFRKGLEVYFTFMIEKIWGKKRILAVYLNVAEMGEGIFGIEAAAQTYYRKPAASLNREEAAMIAACLPNPVKYTVVPPARITSWRQRRILTQMRYIGPDPDISALVTAENLSKKK; via the coding sequence ATGAAATTAAAAGGTATAGTCCCCAGGACCTGGCGAGTACTCAGGAAAATATTCATCATTCTTTTTATCGCGCAACTGTTGTACATCATCCTGCTCCGCTGGGTGAACCCTCCTGTGACTACCACGATGATTGCCAGCTGGTTCAGTCTCTGGGGTACCGATAAATCATTTAAAAGGGATTATGTGAGCATGGATGAGATCTCTCCTTATGCCAAGCTGGCGGTGCTGGCCAGTGAAGATCAGTTATTTCCTGATCATAATGGTTTTGATTTCAAATCCATCGAAAAGGCCATGAAGCACAACCAGAAAAGTAAAAAGATCCGTGGCGCCAGTACCATTAGCCAGCAGGTAGCAAAAAATGTGTTCCTCTGGCAGGGTGGCGGATGGTTCCGGAAAGGACTGGAAGTGTATTTCACCTTTATGATAGAAAAGATCTGGGGTAAAAAAAGGATCCTGGCTGTTTACCTCAACGTGGCTGAAATGGGCGAAGGGATCTTTGGCATTGAAGCGGCCGCACAAACCTATTACCGTAAACCGGCGGCATCCCTCAACAGGGAAGAAGCGGCCATGATCGCTGCTTGTTTACCCAATCCCGTTAAATATACAGTTGTACCTCCCGCACGCATTACTTCCTGGCGGCAGCGCAGGATCTTAACGCAGATGCGTTATATCGGGCCTGACCCTGATATTTCAGCGTTGGTAACTGCGGAGAACCTTTCAAAGAAAAAGTGA